A section of the Clostridium sp. TW13 genome encodes:
- a CDS encoding energy-coupling factor transporter transmembrane component T family protein, with the protein MLKEITLGQYIPGNSFVHRLDPRTKILSSLLFIVSLFIINKYVGYIAVLIYLFLAIFNSKVHPRFLYNGLKPVFILIVLTAALNVFMIKGTPNERLVDWGYFSIYKSGVDTAVFMTLRLILLILGTSLLTLTTSPIELTDGIESLLNPFKKIGVPAHELAMMMTIALRFIPTLMDETDKIMKAQQARGADFESGNVIQKAKNLIPLLVPLFISSFRRADELAMAMEARCYRGGAGRTRMKVLKYDTIDYIAYLSIFMLLAVGLFVRFAL; encoded by the coding sequence ATGTTAAAGGAGATTACATTAGGACAATATATACCAGGTAATTCATTTGTCCATAGGCTAGATCCGAGAACTAAGATATTAAGTTCCCTACTGTTTATAGTCTCTTTGTTTATTATAAATAAGTATGTTGGATACATAGCTGTATTAATTTATTTATTTTTGGCTATATTTAACTCAAAAGTTCATCCTAGATTTTTATATAATGGATTAAAACCTGTGTTTATATTAATTGTATTAACAGCAGCACTTAATGTATTTATGATCAAAGGAACACCTAATGAAAGACTTGTTGACTGGGGATATTTCAGCATATACAAATCTGGTGTAGATACAGCTGTATTTATGACTCTAAGATTGATTTTACTGATACTTGGAACATCCTTGTTGACCTTAACAACATCACCAATAGAATTAACAGATGGTATAGAAAGTTTATTAAATCCATTTAAAAAGATAGGTGTTCCTGCACATGAATTGGCGATGATGATGACAATAGCTCTTAGATTTATCCCAACATTGATGGATGAAACAGATAAAATTATGAAGGCTCAGCAAGCAAGAGGGGCTGATTTTGAATCAGGTAATGTAATTCAAAAGGCTAAGAATCTGATACCGTTACTTGTTCCACTATTTATTAGTTCTTTTAGACGTGCTGATGAACTTGCTATGGCTATGGAAGCAAGATGCTACAGAGGTGGAGCAGGTAGAACAAGAATGAAGGTATTAAAGTATGATACTATAGATTACATAGCGTACTTATCAATCTTCATGTTATTAGCAGTTGGACTTTTTGTAAGATTTGCTTTGTAA
- the truA gene encoding tRNA pseudouridine(38-40) synthase TruA produces MRNIKITIEYDGTNYCGWQKQVKEVTIQQKIEEAIKLITGETVDVIGSSRTDSGVHAREFVANFYIGDRVPLHKIRGALNSKLPEDIVVLTAEEVDEEFHARYCSKGKTYSYTILNRYMPSAIERNTVYHVKYELNVQRMREACKYFIGTHDFAAFKSPGSSVKTSVRTITELRIEEQEGNHIKIFISADGFLYNMVRIIVGTLILVGNGKLNPEQIQQIIELKDRTKSGKCVPASGLCLEKVFY; encoded by the coding sequence TTGAGAAATATAAAAATTACAATAGAGTACGATGGAACAAATTATTGTGGGTGGCAGAAACAAGTTAAAGAAGTCACTATACAGCAGAAAATAGAAGAAGCAATTAAACTCATTACAGGTGAAACTGTTGATGTAATTGGCAGTTCTAGAACAGACTCAGGAGTACATGCAAGAGAGTTTGTAGCAAACTTCTATATAGGGGATAGGGTTCCACTACATAAGATAAGAGGGGCACTGAACAGCAAGCTTCCAGAGGATATAGTAGTATTGACAGCAGAAGAGGTTGATGAGGAATTTCATGCGAGATACTGTTCAAAGGGAAAAACTTATTCTTATACTATATTAAATAGATATATGCCTTCAGCTATAGAGAGAAATACAGTGTATCATGTGAAGTATGAGCTTAACGTACAAAGAATGAGGGAAGCCTGTAAGTATTTTATAGGTACTCATGATTTTGCTGCATTTAAAAGCCCTGGGAGTTCAGTAAAAACCTCAGTAAGGACTATTACTGAACTTCGAATAGAGGAGCAAGAGGGAAATCATATAAAAATATTTATTTCTGCTGATGGTTTTCTCTATAATATGGTAAGAATAATAGTAGGCACACTTATATTAGTTGGAAATGGTAAACTGAATCCCGAGCAAATTCAACAAATAATTGAATTAAAAGATAGAACTAAATCTGGTAAATGCGTGCCAGCATCAGGTCTTTGCTTAGAAAAAGTTTTTTATTAA
- the rplM gene encoding 50S ribosomal protein L13 has product MKSYIAKPQEVERKWYVVDAAGKPLGRVASQVASILRGKNKPTFTPNVDCGDFVIVINAEKVLLTGKKLDQKFMRKHSLYPGGLKETPYREVLDKKPEFAFEEAVRRMLPKGVLGRQMLTKLKVNRGAEHNHAAQNPEVLELKY; this is encoded by the coding sequence ATGAAATCATACATTGCAAAACCACAAGAAGTTGAAAGAAAATGGTATGTTGTAGATGCAGCTGGTAAGCCACTAGGAAGAGTTGCTAGTCAAGTTGCTTCAATATTAAGAGGAAAGAACAAACCAACATTTACACCAAATGTTGACTGTGGAGATTTCGTTATAGTTATTAATGCTGAAAAGGTACTTTTAACTGGAAAGAAATTAGATCAAAAGTTCATGAGAAAGCACAGTTTATATCCAGGCGGATTAAAGGAAACTCCATATAGAGAAGTTCTTGATAAGAAGCCAGAATTCGCTTTTGAAGAAGCAGTAAGAAGAATGCTTCCAAAGGGAGTTTTAGGAAGACAAATGCTTACAAAGCTAAAAGTTAACAGAGGTGCAGAACACAATCACGCAGCTCAAAATCCAGAAGTACTTGAATTAAAGTACTAA
- the rpsI gene encoding 30S ribosomal protein S9 encodes MAKVQYMATGRRKKSVARVRLVPGEGKVVINKRDSETYFGLETLRVILNQPLVLTGTKEKYDVLVNVHGGGLTGQAGAIRHGITRALVKSDETLKPELKKAGFLTRDPRMKERKKYGLKKARRAPQFSKR; translated from the coding sequence ATGGCAAAGGTTCAATACATGGCAACTGGAAGAAGAAAGAAATCTGTTGCAAGAGTAAGACTAGTACCTGGTGAAGGTAAAGTTGTAATAAATAAGAGAGATTCAGAAACATATTTTGGTTTAGAAACTTTAAGAGTTATATTAAACCAACCATTAGTTCTTACAGGAACTAAGGAAAAATATGATGTATTAGTAAATGTTCATGGTGGTGGACTTACAGGTCAAGCTGGAGCTATCAGACATGGTATAACAAGAGCACTTGTTAAATCAGATGAAACATTAAAGCCAGAATTAAAGAAGGCTGGATTCTTAACTAGAGATCCAAGAATGAAGGAAAGAAAGAAATACGGTCTTAAGAAGGCAAGAAGAGCACCACAATTCTCAAAGAGATAG
- a CDS encoding Ig-like domain-containing protein, producing the protein MLLIITCFGGTQNVRAASTTTIGQRLLQPEDGWRRYDDTNTNIKYTGSIMQHVSPADGYYNNTRSYVGGDNCEVSFKFYGTKFRIIAHKNSEEARGANVKVSIDNSIVEEYSRVSSYTTQVLLYEKANLSLGEHTVKLSSGALNGTPYCTVDVDAIDIDKDGQLVPDNASIVLDNSSIELLPGDSQKLKATTTPEGLPVEWSVDNGAIATVDQEGNVTAVNDGTATVTAKIKGTDIKTTCVVNVKKKETDTGHAILSISLDNGNTKEYDVTMDKVNDFIKWYNARDKDKSTNSPTYTFDKNINPYKSVKESIVHDKIESYEVRQY; encoded by the coding sequence ATGTTATTAATAATTACATGTTTTGGAGGAACTCAGAATGTAAGAGCAGCTAGTACAACTACAATTGGGCAGAGGCTGCTACAACCAGAAGATGGATGGAGAAGGTATGATGATACTAATACAAATATAAAGTATACAGGATCTATAATGCAACATGTATCACCGGCAGATGGTTATTATAATAATACAAGAAGCTATGTAGGTGGAGATAATTGTGAAGTCTCATTCAAGTTTTATGGGACCAAGTTTAGAATAATTGCTCATAAAAATTCTGAAGAAGCTAGAGGGGCTAATGTAAAAGTGTCTATAGATAATAGTATTGTAGAAGAATATAGCAGAGTATCATCATATACGACTCAAGTCTTGTTGTATGAAAAGGCAAATTTATCTCTTGGTGAGCATACTGTTAAATTATCAAGTGGTGCTCTTAATGGAACACCATATTGTACAGTAGATGTAGACGCAATAGATATAGATAAAGACGGCCAATTAGTACCAGACAATGCATCAATAGTGTTAGATAATTCATCTATAGAGCTATTACCAGGAGATTCACAAAAACTAAAAGCAACAACAACTCCAGAAGGATTACCTGTTGAATGGTCAGTAGATAATGGTGCAATAGCAACTGTCGATCAAGAAGGTAATGTAACAGCAGTAAATGACGGAACAGCAACTGTAACAGCAAAGATAAAAGGAACAGATATTAAAACTACATGTGTAGTTAATGTTAAAAAGAAAGAAACAGATACAGGACATGCTATTTTAAGCATATCCTTAGACAATGGAAATACTAAAGAATATGATGTGACAATGGACAAGGTTAATGATTTTATAAAATGGTATAATGCCAGAGATAAGGATAAGAGCACTAATTCTCCAACATATACATTTGATAAAAACATAAATCCATATAAGTCAGTTAAAGAGTCTATAGTACATGATAAGATAGAATCTTATGAGGTAAGACAATATTAG
- a CDS encoding C40 family peptidase — protein MKKIKTLILSTIVAGIIAAVPQVSAKADVNNINRVAVIENGVAYVKEGDLGAQWHQVASGVQQISLSGNRIGVVENGVAYVKEGDIGAEWHQLASGVQQLVLEGNRIGVIENGTAYVKEGSLAGDWHQLASGVQQISLSGNRVGVIEGGTAYAKEGDLSADWHQLASGVQQLVLEGNRVGVVENGVAYVKEGSFGAEWHQLASGVQQISLSGNRVGVIESGTAYAKEGDLSADWHQLGSGVKQIVLSGNRVGVLEYTTAYVKEGSFGAGWSSQASGVSQIALFSEQEQTPTKSKGQAIVDEARKYIGVPYVSGGTNPSGFDCSGLVQYVYNKLGISVLRTSQDQYFDSNAISVDRSNLQPGDLVFYNWGEGNKNGPGHVAIYSGNGYIIEAPRPNLKVQEVPMYSTGYVGAKRVIH, from the coding sequence ATGAAAAAAATCAAGACACTTATTTTAAGCACAATTGTTGCTGGTATTATTGCTGCTGTTCCGCAGGTTTCAGCTAAAGCTGATGTTAATAATATTAACAGAGTTGCAGTAATAGAGAATGGAGTTGCATATGTTAAAGAAGGAGATCTTGGTGCACAATGGCATCAAGTAGCTAGTGGAGTTCAACAGATATCTCTAAGTGGCAACCGTATTGGAGTAGTAGAAAATGGAGTTGCTTATGTTAAAGAAGGAGACATTGGTGCAGAATGGCATCAATTAGCTAGTGGAGTTCAACAGCTAGTACTAGAAGGCAACCGTATTGGAGTTATAGAAAATGGCACTGCATATGTTAAAGAAGGTTCACTTGCTGGAGACTGGCATCAATTAGCTAGTGGAGTTCAACAAATTTCTCTAAGTGGTAATCGTGTTGGAGTTATAGAAGGTGGAACGGCATATGCTAAAGAAGGAGATCTTAGTGCAGACTGGCATCAATTGGCTAGTGGAGTTCAACAACTTGTATTAGAAGGAAATCGTGTTGGAGTAGTAGAAAATGGTGTTGCATATGTTAAAGAAGGTTCTTTTGGAGCTGAATGGCATCAATTAGCTAGCGGAGTTCAACAAATTTCATTAAGTGGTAATCGTGTTGGAGTTATAGAAAGTGGAACTGCTTATGCTAAAGAGGGAGATCTTAGTGCAGACTGGCATCAATTAGGTAGCGGTGTAAAACAAATTGTTTTAAGTGGTAATCGTGTTGGAGTTTTAGAATATACAACTGCATATGTTAAAGAAGGGTCTTTTGGGGCAGGATGGTCTTCACAAGCTTCTGGAGTTAGTCAAATTGCATTGTTTAGTGAACAAGAACAAACACCAACTAAATCTAAAGGACAAGCCATAGTAGATGAAGCTAGAAAATATATAGGAGTTCCATATGTAAGTGGAGGAACAAACCCAAGTGGTTTTGATTGTTCTGGACTTGTACAATATGTTTATAATAAATTAGGCATTTCAGTACTTAGAACAAGTCAAGACCAATATTTCGATAGTAATGCAATATCTGTAGATCGATCCAATCTTCAACCTGGAGATTTAGTTTTCTATAATTGGGGAGAAGGTAATAAAAATGGTCCAGGACATGTAGCTATATATTCAGGTAATGGATATATAATAGAGGCTCCTCGTCCAAATTTGAAGGTTCAAGAAGTTCCAATGTATTCAACCGGATATGTTGGTGCAAAAAGAGTAATTCATTAA
- a CDS encoding DUF975 family protein: MWDRKELKSHARVSMRYNYWRCVIIAAILLFCIADFTFTKFNIVSSTIEVAKTINKDNWSYKQGFVGLQFKGKSNTEIINNFIHGITGEEPKMQKRYEGVLGSFINNINASDSVLFGILNTFNQFAFDDSLSAGVIILLGVILSILAIIFVKNLIVVGGCRFYMENHAYYSTDLVRIFMPFRVKKIRKQVVTMLMRSIYQFLWWFTIVGGFIKMYSYRLVPYIVAENPDVDYKTAINLSSRMMKGQKWNAFLLDLSFLGWRVGGYLSGGLLDIFIGNPYKSSTNVELYFELRKEALTAGIEDSSVLNDKYLEPESDSEVATGIGADYVDEYFTIPVYFKRMTYMGAVRKYTVLSYVLMFYVFAFGGWIWEVSFFLFMDGKFVKRGTMFGPWLPIYGFGGIIALICLHRFVKKPWFVFFCSFVLSGIIEYSTAWYLWETKKMKWWDYTNEFMNLNGRICLEGLLLFSVGCMLIIYYIAPHLDDLLKRINYKVRVIIAIILLIISTIDWVYSQSHPNTGEGITTSTLTVLSLQMGKQI, translated from the coding sequence ATGTGGGATAGAAAAGAACTTAAATCACATGCACGAGTGAGCATGAGGTATAATTATTGGCGTTGCGTGATTATTGCAGCTATTTTATTATTTTGTATAGCTGATTTTACGTTTACTAAGTTTAATATTGTATCTTCTACCATAGAAGTTGCCAAAACAATTAATAAGGATAATTGGAGTTATAAGCAGGGTTTTGTTGGATTGCAGTTTAAAGGAAAATCCAATACCGAAATTATTAATAATTTTATTCATGGTATAACAGGGGAAGAACCTAAGATGCAAAAAAGATATGAGGGTGTTTTAGGTTCTTTTATAAATAATATCAACGCATCAGATTCAGTACTATTTGGCATTTTAAATACTTTTAATCAGTTTGCTTTTGATGATTCTTTAAGTGCAGGAGTGATAATTTTACTTGGTGTTATCCTATCTATTCTTGCAATAATTTTTGTGAAAAATTTAATAGTAGTTGGTGGATGTAGATTCTATATGGAAAACCATGCATATTACAGTACTGACCTTGTAAGAATTTTCATGCCTTTCCGTGTTAAGAAAATAAGAAAACAAGTTGTAACTATGTTGATGAGGTCAATATATCAATTTTTATGGTGGTTTACTATAGTTGGTGGATTTATTAAGATGTATAGTTATCGGCTAGTTCCCTATATCGTAGCAGAAAATCCTGATGTGGATTATAAAACAGCAATTAATTTATCTTCAAGAATGATGAAGGGACAAAAGTGGAATGCATTTTTACTTGATCTTAGTTTTTTAGGATGGAGGGTTGGAGGATATTTATCTGGGGGCTTATTAGATATTTTTATAGGCAATCCTTATAAATCAAGTACTAATGTTGAACTTTATTTTGAACTTAGAAAAGAAGCATTGACAGCAGGAATAGAGGATAGCAGTGTATTGAATGATAAATATTTAGAACCAGAGAGCGATTCTGAGGTTGCAACAGGTATAGGTGCTGATTATGTAGATGAGTATTTTACTATTCCTGTTTACTTTAAAAGAATGACTTATATGGGGGCAGTCAGAAAGTATACTGTACTTTCGTATGTATTAATGTTTTATGTTTTTGCATTTGGAGGTTGGATATGGGAGGTATCATTTTTCTTATTTATGGATGGGAAATTTGTTAAAAGAGGAACTATGTTTGGTCCATGGCTGCCCATTTATGGATTTGGGGGAATAATTGCTTTAATATGTTTGCACAGGTTTGTAAAGAAGCCATGGTTTGTATTTTTTTGTTCTTTCGTTTTATCGGGAATTATAGAATATAGTACAGCTTGGTATCTTTGGGAGACGAAGAAAATGAAGTGGTGGGATTATACAAACGAGTTCATGAATTTAAATGGACGTATTTGCTTAGAGGGATTACTTTTGTTTTCAGTAGGCTGTATGCTTATTATTTATTATATTGCACCTCATTTGGATGATTTATTGAAGAGGATTAATTATAAGGTAAGAGTGATAATTGCCATCATATTGCTTATTATATCAACTATAGACTGGGTATACTCTCAAAGTCATCCTAATACAGGTGAGGGGATTACAACTTCCACATTAACTGTGCTCAGTTTACAAATGGGCAAGCAAATCTAA